ggcatttttaTATGCTAGAGtaaaaaaataagagtttattgtaattttaaagtaaaacatGACATTAATTTCCATGCTTATTAATGTGTGCAGCAagttttctttacctttttatGTTACATCTCAACTAACTACCTGACAGAAGGATCCACTGTTTCAGATATCATTGCTCATGCTGTATTTTTCTATAGCAGAATTACATTCCTAATCCAGGATTTGAATGAAATCTTCAAagcacatacatatatatataaatgtctAGAAAGACCTTGTATCTGTCTGTGGTGCAATGCTACCCAAACATGATTTGTGTAGGATTGCATCATAGTTTGGGATAAGATGAATTATCTTTTGCAAACTCACTCCTGACTCCAGGAAGTGAAAGGAATTATGTTTTGGATTGCTCTGTGTGTATTGTTTGTTGGTATCCAATGACCAAGTACATTTCCATTGtaaatttaaagttttaatcTTCTGCCCATGATTTAGCATCACTGTAGGAACTGTGGGGAGATCTTCTGCAATGCCTGTTCTGACAatgagctgcctctgccctctTCACCAAAGCCTGTCCGGGTCTGTGATTCCTGCCATGCAATACTTATACAGAGGTGCTCTTCTACTGTGCCGTAAGATATTTATTAATTCTGGTGTTTAGCTCATCTTGTAAAAACCACAGCACCAACTAAAGAATGTACAGCAGTATTTCCAGACTTTCAGATAAGCAGTGTAGAGTTGCAATTCCAAGGTACTGCGGATGAGTTGCTCCTTTGCTTCCTATTTAAACAAATGGAGACAATGGGACCCAAATGTAGAAGATGAatatctaaaaagaaaaaaaacccagatggGTATTTTGGTCTACCAAAAGCCTCAGCAGCATTTTTGGTAGGAAGCAGGGCAGTTTATACAGGAGACTTAGTCTTAATGTGTAATGGATGAGTATTTTAGTTGTTAAGATGATCTGGAGAAAGGTGATACTCTTGCAGACAGATCTGCTGCAAGTTCAACCTAATTCTGCTACAAAGTGTGCCTGTGATAGGCTGTTGTGAAGCAAAGCCAAACAGTAGCTGGTTTTAAATTGTACTGGGAAAAAGTATGGCAATTAATGTGGTGGTCTGAGAAGTTATTGCCAAACCCTGTGTATTTGTTTACTTCCCCTTCATTAGCAGGATTTGATACATCCAAGAATTTtgcaggggcagctgctctctgctgtcccaggtGTAAAGGGAGCTTTGGTCAGCCGAGGAACAAACAGTGCCTTGGGGCGCGTGATGAAGGAAGGTGTGTTTtactgaatgattttttttcacatgaacTATTAATTTGATATATCTGTTTCCTCTGAAAGAGAGCTGTTCACCACAGAGCTCTTGTCTGACATTGTCTGTAACCTTGAATAAGTCTCTGGATTGTTCTCATGCAAGTCATGCCCTCAAGCTTGTACATGTAGTCACTGCATAGCTCCAGAAACCACCTAGAAAGACTGGGATTAAATACTGGGAATCAcatcctttctgtgctggaCAAGGAGCTTCTTCCTAATTTTGTCACCATCTTTCTCAAACTTTCAGAGTTGGTTCctaaacttcatttttttagcAGGGCACTTTTGAGCTCTTCTGAATCTAACCAGTCTTGTCACTGATGGTAACTTCTGCTGGAACGTAAAATCCTTGTTCTTTGCATAGGCAAATAGAAATAATATCCTTTGATAAACTGTCCTCACTGCGCTGCACCCTCCTCCCTTTAGCCACTCCTGGCATGGGCTCCAGCCCTGTAGTTCCTTCAGCCATGGGCTTGGAGTAGCATTGCTGACAGCAAAAGGGAGGCTGCAAACTGGTCTTTTAGTTGTCCTTGCACTTTGCTCAGCTTGGCTTTGTCTCTGAGGATAGGGATTTAGTGAATATCCTAAAAGCTAACATAGCTATTCTTTTTTAACACCTCAATGTAGTTGCTTATGTAGCTTTTGTAAAGCAAAACGTTTTTAAAATGACCGGATGTAACTTTTTGTAAAATACCACACAAATACTTGTAAATTTGTAAAtaacttttggaaaaaaataaatttaagttaTCTGCAACTTAACTAAGAGAATAATGTCacttaatttaaatttgtaaTTCAGAACATCTTATTTTATTATGACTTGTTAAAGTTGCTTAGAAagcctttcctgtgctggagagTGGGGTACCCTGCTGAAGGCACAATCAGGTGCTCCTCATATGCGTCCTGAGAGCATTTCCAGGTGGGTTTTACAGGGGCAAGCATGGAGACAGCAGGGTGTGATGCAGGATAGAGGTTCAGGATAAAGCTAATCTGTACTGCTTTAATAGGTAACTTGTCAAAAGGGATGCAtctaaacagaaataattttaaataggcaatcttttaaaataagaatataGTGCATTTCCATAACATGCAGTAAATTGTTACTTAACTGCcatcttttcttcccctctgtgctgtcctATTTGCATAGGGAAAGTGTATAATTATTCAGATTGCTATTACTGACTGCAGGTAAGACTTCTGCCTTGAACAAAATGAATGCCATACGATTTCATTTCCCTTGGCATCAAACTACATCCCTGGCCTGCTTTTAAGGTTTTTGCACACCACTGTGACTAATGCTGTGTCTTTGTCTTTCTGTAAAACCCTGCTCTTAAGTGTAAATTCTTctcacagagcacaggaagAGCGGTGGGGTACCCACGAGAACCTGCAGCTGTTGAGGCGACTTCTGCCTTCCTGCTCTGGGGGCGTTACCAAGTGCCCTAGGCGATGTGCTGTTCCTCCTGCCCCACCCCACCAGGGGCTCCGTGCCCGTGTTTGCTCCGCTGGCCCGGGAGCCAAGGGAGTGCCCGGCCCTTTCTGGCAGCCCTGGCGTGGCCGCTGCCCGGCAGGAgcggggctgcagctccccagagcagaggctgcgGCACCGGCCTCACGGAGCGGGCACGGCCCTGCTCACGGCTCTTGGGACCCAATCCTCTGCCGTGCCAGTGCTGCTTCAGCGAGCTGAAGGCTCCAGGCTGGACGCGGCTCTCGGTGCGGGATTAAGGGACAGGACGGGCCCAAGGGCCTCGCTGTGCCGCACAGTGCAACTGCGCTGGCTGGGGCTGAAGCGCAGTGGACTCATGGCAGACCGCCTGCTCCTGCTCCGCTCAAACAAACCCCAGTCCACTCTCCAAAGGTGGGTCCTAGGCAGGTGTCAGGGCTCCTGCTCCCGAGATGGAACCCTGGGTGTTCCCAAGTGAGGAAGcgctgcagagctgcaggcttTAACTCTGCCGTGCCCACGGTACCAACAGGCTTCCTGCAAGTGCACCATTCCTCCACCTTACTTTAAGGTACTTCTGCAATTGCATTAACTCCGGTGCTACCCTGCCACTTGGGAAACACCTCAGCTTTTCTGGCAACAGACCAAGAAGCTCCTATTTCTGCAGAGCAACAATGGTTCAGATGGTTAAGAActccttttccctcccattCCTAGCCaactgttccagtgcttggaaAGCTTCCTGTGCCAGTTACCCTTTTCAGCTCTTCCAGTCCCTTTGACACCCAAACACATTCTCTAGTGAAATAAACTCCATTCTCCTCTCTCCCACAAGAAGACATTTATTACAGATATAACACAGTACTAGCAAAACAGGTGACAGACTTGCAATACCCAAGATCACATTTGACATTTTAAGGGAGGCATTGAGAACAAAGCAGTTAATTTGGGAGATCACACTGGCTCAGAAGAATAAATACCTTTTTCCATTACACATCGGGTATGTTAAGTGTCTTCAAACAGTAAGTTTCTTACATATCTTACATGTTGCAAATGCATGAGAAGTTTTATCAATGTGTTTGGGTTGTGTGTTACTGAGGAAATACTGGGCCTACAGATATTTTCGAGATCTTGGCTTCTAATGAGCTCCTACATCGAATGGCTTGGCAAACTTGAATACAGATAAatcagctctgtgcagtgaaaaaaatgctgaacCATGTTTAGATACAATAAATTCAatcaaggaaaagaaggaacTTGCTTCCAAATCCTCCACTCTTCCTAAAAGCATGTTTGTGAAAAAAACACTAAGCAAAAAGCATCAAATGAACTAGTATTTGACCTATGCTGTGTTAGCTGAAAGCTGTGCTAGTGTTTGTTAGATTTGCAGGTTACAAGTGTGAAATGCAGGCTCTAGAACACTACTGCAAAGCATGGGAATAATGGTGACTGCTTGGTGTTGTGGAGGCAAAAATGGGGGTGCAGCTCCTTTACAGAGGTGTGCATTTGCTGgggggtgctggcagcaggaggaagaaaccAGAAAGACGACTGAGCCTCCACAGCTTTATGCTGTGGTGCAGTTATCACATACAACCTACCAAAAGGGTTTAGGAAAGTCATTACCAAATAATCTAACCTATTCATCTACCCTTCTCTCCCCTTAAACAAGTGAAATGTTTAAATTTGTTCACTAGACCAAGATTACATAGAACTGAATCAGTGTTCATAGGAGTTACAGTACAACCACCTTTATGGAACCATAGTACAACATTTTAAACCAACTGTAGTCTTGAATATGTAATACATCCTTAGGATTAACTAGTATAAAAAGTATCAACATCAGTGGtttgaatataaaaatttatttaaagtcAGAGTATGCAACAAATAAAAcctacagaaaacagattttcccaTCACAATCTGTTGCTTACCAAATAATATTGTGAAAACACATTCCTTCAGTCATTATAAAgttcttaaaatacaaaagaaattaaattttgtaaGAAAGTCTAGTAGACCAGAGACTGTTTCTTCCAAGGTGTTTTGCAGAAGCAAGGCTATCCTTCAATACATCCCACGCCATCCTCCTCCACCCATACTGCCTTGCCCATAGTATCCTCCACTATTTCCACTGCCACGACCTGCAAACAATTGACACAACGTCACGCATACataccttaaaaaaagaaaaaatgggatGGGTAATACAGAACAACTGGTTGAAGATGACAACTTACACTACCAACACTCCAGTACTACTGCTCTTAACCAGCATTTGCTGCAGTAGCACAATGTGTAAAGCCCCCAGAGATTCAGTTTCAAAACACCACTGCccctctttcctttctgccaGCCCAAAGCCCACCAACCCTTATCTCCTCTGTCAGAAGACGGACATTCACACTCTCCCCCCCaacatttcaaagagaaattgtACTTACTGTATCCACCCAAGCCATCAGGAGTTCCGTATCCGCCGCTGTAATTGCTACCCATTCCCATTCTACCAACAGAGCCATAACCTTGATCTGCAAAGCCAAAAGCACAACATTACAAGCTTGGAACGCATTAGACTTGGCAAAGCATCAGCTGAATGTGCAATTGATGCATACCCATTCCATCTCTGCCATAGCCTCCCATTCCAGAGCCACCTCCAGCAGTGGAATTCAGGAATAGTTCAATATATCGATGCTCTGTAAGAAGCCAAAAAAGcctcattttgtattttgtttcccAGACCAGAAGCAGACATACAAAGCAGCCCCCCGCCCCTTACAGGGAGCAGCCAGAAGGCCACAAATGAGCGAGTCTGTACAGTGGCGAACTGGTAAAACCTCAGGATGGatctgctgctcacagccctgctcGAGCCTGGCCAAGTGGCAGCGGCAGGGAACACGACACTCACGCATGTGGTTCTTATCCTTGGACATGGCAGCTACTGCATCCTCGTGTGTCACAAATTCTACATCTGCCTCTCCTGTAGCTCTTCCATCTGCTCCAATGTCAATGTGAACTCTTATAGGGTTCAACGGTGAGAAAAACtagggaaaaaacaaattaaaaaacaaatcacattAATGCAGAATTCAAGCCAGGTACTTGTTTTTCATTCCCATGGTTAGTGGCGCACTGCTTCAATTCAACGTCATCCTACCACGTACATTGAACTACTCATTTCTCAAGCAGTACTTGGTGGTTGTGGGACATTCAACATCAGGTCAACCCATGTTTACAATCCATTGTTACTACACAgcttggagagctgcagctACAGAGCCTGAGGAGCTTTATTTGACAGCAAAGATACAACTCCTGCCCACACACAGCAACACAGTCTACTGCGATGGCATCCTGGACAACAAAATAATCAGCTGGTTTTCATCTGGCTCTGCTTCTTCAGCTTTCCCAAAGCAAGGATGCATTCATGGAATTCAAGAAAAGCTGCCTGGCAATCACACTGCTCTTCCTCACTGCTCCAGATCAAAGTCTGACTTTTGGCCCTTGTTGTCACAGAGTGTTTACCCTAAATGGAACAATCAAACTGGCACAAGAAAATACATCTCCTTCTAAGTAAACCGACCAGCCACAAAGGCAAACGAACACAAGCTTAAGAATGGAGCTCTGCATATGTAATATATAGGAGCAACCAGCAAGACAGCCTCTCTCCAAGATGTGCTATGTTCAAACCAGGCCTCCTATCCCAAGAAAGCTTTTCCCCTGACAACACCACATCTGCATTAACACAAGAATGcattccccaaatcctgcagatATGCTTTTATCTGCCACTCTGATCTCTTATGATAGGGACACAGTCCTCTCCAAGCCAACACAGCTCTCTGtggcctgcccaccctgccaccTGACCTGTTTGTGTCAGGTCAAGAAACAAATATGCAAAGTAAGCAACTGAAAGTTTACATCTGTCATTTTCACAAAATCAGAGAAGCTTAAAGAAACCCTAAAGGCCTTAAAATGAAGATACTGATTGCAGCAACTGTTGTCTCTGCAATACACCTTTTatggaaacaaaacagcagagagTTCAAGGATTAATGTTAAATATAGCTTTGCTGACTTTGTTGGTAATCCCACCTCAGACAGCAGCTTAATAAAAGCTCATTAACTTTGTGCAGGTGTAGCAGTGACTTGTTTGAGAAGGCTCCCCGAGTTGGActgggacagacagggacatgCACACTGCTGGCATGAGGAAGCCCTTTCCCCCGTGGTACTTACGTTAGCAATATCGTTTTCCGTGGCTCGGAAAGGCAGCCCTCTCATGTGAACAAAATGACCGCCACCATGGAACCCCGACCCTGCATCTCCAGCTCCATAGCCATGTCCTCCCATGCCTATtggaaaacccaaaccaaaaaaacccacacacctCTAAGATCATGAAAAGCCAAAAGTCATCGCTACTCTTTCTGAAAGTGCTAAATTATCCCAGTGAATGCACAGTGTTTATGCTTCCCATGGATCAACCCAAACCTTAACCAGAAGCCCTCCTAAGCAATCTGTTTACGTTTTCCTACGATTCTCcactcccctcccctcccctttttaAACAGCCTCCTTTACCAAATAGCGGAATGAAACTATTATCTCTGCCTTGGAAATACTGTGTCTTGCAACTCAAGTAACAGGACAACCTTTTCAGACAAACTAGTAACTTCTTTTACCTCTCCCATCCCTCATCCTGTCGTCATAGCCGTCGTTTCCATAGCCATAGTTATTATAGCCACCATAATCATCGAAGCCACCATATCCTGTGcaacagagagaaggaagggagcCATTACATTACTGCTCAGAATTCACAGAGCAATGCACACACAACACTCAATTTTGCAGTCTCTGGGCACCCAGCACTTTGCAAACAGCCTCTGCAGACTGTCAAACCTGGACTTCTGAACATGGTGCAAAAGTACGTTTCTCTTTATATAACACACACTGAAACATGCAAATGGAAAGATCTGATTCTAATGAAAATAGCTCCCTTATTAACGATCATCTTAAATACTAAGCCACATGTTTTGATACATTACAAGCTTTTTCCAGATAAATACATCCAACCTAATGGGCATTACAGCTACTGccatttcttatttcttgaCAAGTATGTCAGAAACATGAAACTGCCAAGAGAACCTGTGTTCATTAGATGAACATACCACCGTCATATCCACCACCTCCTCGACGCATTCTGTCATACATACTTCCACGCCCAGCTCCATAATAACCCCCTCTTCCTCCTAATGGTCTATCATATGGTCCAGGTCGCTGTTGTCCCATCATTCTTCTTGGCATGTCAGAGAATCCTCTGATTTCGCTCTTACTACTTTTGAAGATTTCAATGTATCtaataaaaaaggatttttaaggtACCAGTAAGAACACAGGCAGAAGCAGTCTGAATTTCACAAGAGGCCATACTACATTTTCTAGAGCTAAACGTACAAGCCAACAGAAGTGACTAGAAATGCCATACAACTTAAGTTTCTCCTCCAAACTGTAAGAATCTTAAGTGTATTAAAAACCCCCCACTTTATGGTGGCAAAAATTAGTATGTGAAAATTCTAGCTGTACAAATTAAGCTTAAAACACGTCTTTCCAGTATGAGAAACATACTGTTGAAAAACAATGTCTGGCTGTAGCAGCATTTATCACAAATTACCCAACACAAGCACGATAGAAACAATTTTCTGAGTTTAGCAAACTACCCAGTGCAATACTGtctcccccaccccccaaatctACCGTATTTCCCAAGTTAACTTAGGATCAGTtataaaaattcttaaaaacagCCAATTCCCCAATGGTCCCCAACCCCCCAAAAGCATTACTGACCCACAACCcccaaaaataaagatttaacACCATCCCAAACTCTCCATCCCCACCTGTGCCCTATTCTTTCCTTGTGTTTCCCCAGAGCATTTTCTGCTATCTCCTTTGAAGCAAACTGCACGAAGGCCTCCCCTGTGCTTCTCCCCTGGTAGTCCAGCGTCAATGTTATCCCATTTGGCACGATTTCCAACCCTTTAACCCAAGGACAAATAACCCCGTCAAGGGGAACAGTGTTAAAGGCTGAAACATTCCCATCTGTAGCAAATACTTAAAGCATAtctaaacaacaacaacgaaaaagaaaaccaccttGTTTCCCCCATCACCCAACAATACAAGCCCGtgatttttcattaaacatttaTGGATTTAGCCGTacttcttttctgtttagaCTATACAAAAATGCAACCACCTAAGTTACATGAAAAAACATAACTACCAATCAAGCAATTTAACTGATCCAAATGCTAACATTCAGGTTATCCCAATATGCATGGTATGTTCCCCACCTCGACAAAATCAGATACATTTTGTGTTCTACTACATCTATGGTTATCTGTGCTTTATTTACAGAGCATAAATCTTACTTAAGACAAACTAATTTAATGCAATCCCTCCCCATCCACCCCATTAACAGCTACTAAACGTGTACAAAACACTGTgtaaaagacacaaaaatccTCTAAAGAAACCCACTACACTTCGAGTATACTGGAAGTACCTTGGAAAAACTGAACAATCTCTTCTTTGCTGCAACCAAATGGCAGGCCTCGGAGTCGTACCACTGTTCCATCATTGGTTGTGTCATTGGGCCCATTGTGTTTTCCACTCCAGTccatcttttatttaatttaaatcctAAAAAGacccaacaaaacagaaataaaaaccttgAGTGTCCGTCCATGCCTAAGTCCCTCccttaaaaagaaatctgttagGTTTCGTTTAGATAATTATCACGATCAGTCGTGAACTTTATTTCTATTTCGGATTTGAAACTCTGCGTTTAAACAAACCCCAACGGGATATAAACCCCCACCAAGGGGATGTcactgggggctgctgctggggagcacCGCGTGGACGGAGGGCAGCACGTGGGCAGGCACAACACATAAAGCTTGGCATAAAGCACATAATGCTCGGAATGCATTCCACATCCTCTACGCAAAGCTTCgtgagttttggggtttttttcgggttgcttctttttttttttttttccccttaaagcGTGACTGTTGAGGAAGGGGTCGGAACCACAAGGCCTCTCTTTGTCTGCCCTCagccgggggcggcgggcgggtGTGCGTGTGACGGAGGCGTGTGGAGGGGGGCACCGCCACCATTCCACAAAGAGAGCCGCCATCCCCACCTCGTCAGGCGCGGAGCCATCGCGATGATCCCGCCTCCCGCCGTCCTCCCGAGACCGCGGCCCTGACCCCCCGCCTGCTACTCGCCGCCATTTACCGCGCCTCCTCGGGGCACCCGCCACTCgcctgccccgctcccgccgcgccccccgccgcgccccgctGTTCACCTCTGGCCTCAGAGGTGCTGCGCCGCGCCGCCTGGCCCGTGCTCCCTCACGGCCCCAGGACCCCCCGCCCGCGCTCTCCCGGCGCCGCCACCGCCCTCGGCTCCGCCGCTCAAAATGGCGGCCGCGATCGAGAACGAGGCTCCGCACCGCCTCCCCCCTCCCCCGCCCTCGTGCGCGCGCCGGGCCCGACCCGGCTCCGGGCGGCTTCCGACCCCCCGGCGCCGCCTCTCTTCGCCCGCCGAACGCCTTCGGgcgcgccccgccgccgctcgctCGGCCCGCTGGCCCTCTCCGCTCACCGCGAGCCTCTCGCGCACCCCTGGCCGTGCTCCGGCAGCCGCTCGCTCCGGGCAGGACGCGCCTCCTCACTCAGTGCCGAGCCGTACTACGGGCCCACACCCGCGCAGCGCCCACGGGCAGCGGAGCGTCCGCGCCGCGCGACTATCGCGATATCCGTGCCGCGCGCCGCCTCACACTCGCCCGGGCAGCTCCCGCGCACGCGCGCCTCACGGAGGGGGGGAGCGGGGGCCCGGGGGTGGTGGTGGAAGGGAGCGACGGCGCATGCGAAGTAAGGGAGGGGGCGTTCCCGCCCCTTCCTTTCACCGCCTTCTCTGCTGAGGGGCCGCCCGGGCGCGTGCGCTCTCCTCCCTCGCTCacgcggccgccgccgcgcgTTTTGGCGCCAAGAGGGAGCGCGCGCGGCGCGGGGCGGTGGTGCGGGGCGCGCGCATCTGGGCATGACGGTACGCCGCCATCGCCTCACGGCCGCGGTGCAGGCGGCCTCGGGTCGTGGTCTGGAGCTTGTGTCCCGCTCACCGTGTCCTTCTTTCCCGGCGCAGCTTTGGGAAGgagtgaggatgaggaaggttGCCCACGTCTCCTCAGCAAACCTGCCGAGGCGGGCAGGATCCCGCCTCCCGCAGTGCGGGGCAGACCGGGCCGGGCGCTGTGGTGAAAGGGCGCGTTGAGATGTTCAGGGTCTGGTGGCGAGGAAGGAAGGctaaaatgtgtgttttaattaaaacaaaacaaaacaaaacaaaaaaaaaaaaaaaaaaaaaaaaaaaaaaaaaaaaaaaaaaggcaagcagatCGGAGCGCCAGGGGCGTAGGAAGGAGTCTCGCTCCGTGTCGCCGCTGGGAAGTGACGGGATAGGGCCGCTGGCTCCGCCTGTCGTCAGGAAAACATTAACTTGGGGTTCTGCTGTCGGGTTGGGGGAAACAGGTTAGAGAGTACCTGGCAGAGCGCAGCCTGCGGCTAAACAGGTGCACACGACAATGCAGATTCCGATTTTTACGGTCGATGCATTTACAAACCGGCCATTTTCTGGAAATCCTGCGGCAGTTTGTCTACTTGAAAATGtaagttaaaaaaccccagcgGGTTTTTTTAGGTACTGTAATGACATTTGCCATTCTATACTTGGCCTGAGGAGTCGGCACTGCTTCAGACTTCGCCGTCTTTACTCGagacttctgttttccagaattGTTTGCTGTGGCGCCAGAATACAGAGAAATTCGTTCAggggtgcttttttttttttttttttttttaatcaaaatgatGTCATCCGAGACaacctttaaatattttgtgggCTATTAGAAATACTTTATTAAGGGATAGACTGGATTTCTTTTGAGTTTAGTCAAGAAAAATGTCTCAGTTTCTTCCAAAATGATTCAGAATAAAGACTCGAGGATTAAGAAGGATTCAGAGTGAAAGCTGAAAAGTAATGCTGTAAAACAGAATCAGTACTCATTAGAAGGATTAAGCTGTGGGATTTGTTCTTTGGTGtgggttttcttcatttttttcctttcatttttcctctttctctggaaagaaaaagagcaggtATTGAACTGGATATGAGTCTTTTACCATTAGTGTGTTGGGTTCAGCTTTAGCCAAGTTTAAACTACTAGTGCTTATTGCTTCCTTGTTGCATGGTAGTTTTGGCGCAGTTGACGATGGTTATCCTCATCAGGGTGTTTTGAACAGTTGATACTAATTGGCATTGATttccaacaaaaataattattaagtTGGATTAGAAATTTACACACCTTGTATTGTTTGTATAGTAACTCCTgataaaaattgtaaatatgaaaatatatgtaGAGTAGCCAATGGCAGGAGCTTGTAATGACCATGAATCCTTTCTACATGTTCCTGTGTCTAAATCTCGTATAATGTTGCCTATTTACCAGGTCAGCTAAAGGTATGACTGGGAACATCTCTCTTCAGAGATATTTTTGGCCCCATAAAATCTAAATACTCTCAAAATGATCTCTGCTTTAAAAGTATGAggttttaattgcatttttatgttagctttgttttattactttaaGATATTGTGAGGCCACCTTACCTGGATGACGACTTTAGAATACAGACgtttaaaaagttttttctaCAGTTCCTGGGAGTAAAGGCTTTAGTGTGACAACTAAAACTGGGATCCTAATTCAGCATTTTATTCTAAGATTGAAGAAAGTGTGATACAGCCATGCAAAATAGCTGTTCTCTGCTTCCTCCAGAGTCTCAGCAGatgctttacagaaaaaaatcaggaga
This is a stretch of genomic DNA from Sylvia atricapilla isolate bSylAtr1 chromosome 8, bSylAtr1.pri, whole genome shotgun sequence. It encodes these proteins:
- the HNRNPH3 gene encoding heterogeneous nuclear ribonucleoprotein H3 isoform X4, yielding MPRRMMGQQRPGPYDRPLGGRGGYYGAGRGSMYDRMRRGGGGYDGGYGGFDDYGGYNNYGYGNDGYDDRMRDGRGMGGHGYGAGDAGSGFHGGGHFVHMRGLPFRATENDIANFFSPLNPIRVHIDIGADGRATGEADVEFVTHEDAVAAMSKDKNHMQHRYIELFLNSTAGGGSGMGGYGRDGMDQGYGSVGRMGMGSNYSGGYGTPDGLGGYSRGSGNSGGYYGQGSMGGGGWRGMY
- the HNRNPH3 gene encoding heterogeneous nuclear ribonucleoprotein H3 isoform X2 gives rise to the protein MDWSGKHNGPNDTTNDGTVVRLRGLPFGCSKEEIVQFFQGLEIVPNGITLTLDYQGRSTGEAFVQFASKEIAENALGKHKERIGHRYIEIFKSSKSEIRGFSDMPRRMMGQQRPGPYDRPLGGRGGYYGAGRGRYGGFDDYGGYNNYGYGNDGYDDRMRDGRGMGGHGYGAGDAGSGFHGGGHFVHMRGLPFRATENDIANFFSPLNPIRVHIDIGADGRATGEADVEFVTHEDAVAAMSKDKNHMQHRYIELFLNSTAGGGSGMGGYGRDGMDQGYGSVGRMGMGSNYSGGYGTPDGLGGYSRGSGNSGGYYGQGSMGGGGWRGMY
- the HNRNPH3 gene encoding heterogeneous nuclear ribonucleoprotein H3 isoform X1 codes for the protein MDWSGKHNGPNDTTNDGTVVRLRGLPFGCSKEEIVQFFQGLEIVPNGITLTLDYQGRSTGEAFVQFASKEIAENALGKHKERIGHRYIEIFKSSKSEIRGFSDMPRRMMGQQRPGPYDRPLGGRGGYYGAGRGSMYDRMRRGGGGYDGGYGGFDDYGGYNNYGYGNDGYDDRMRDGRGMGGHGYGAGDAGSGFHGGGHFVHMRGLPFRATENDIANFFSPLNPIRVHIDIGADGRATGEADVEFVTHEDAVAAMSKDKNHMQHRYIELFLNSTAGGGSGMGGYGRDGMDQGYGSVGRMGMGSNYSGGYGTPDGLGGYSRGSGNSGGYYGQGSMGGGGWRGMY
- the HNRNPH3 gene encoding heterogeneous nuclear ribonucleoprotein H3 isoform X3, encoding MDWSGKHNGPNDTTNDGTVVRLRGLPFGCSKEEIVQFFQGLEIVPNGITLTLDYQGRSTGEAFVQFASKEIAENALGKHKERIGHRYIEIFKSSKSEIRGFSDMPRRMMGQQRPGPYDRPLGGRGGYYGAGRGSMYDRMRRGGGGYDGGYGGFDDYGGYNNYGYGNDGYDDRMRDGRGMGGHGYGAGDAGSGFHGGGHFVHMRGLPFRATENDIANFFSPLNPIRVHIDIGADGRATGEADVEFVTHEDAVAAMSKDKNHMQHRYIELFLNSTAGGGSGMGGYGRDGMDQGYGSVGRMGMGSNYSGGYGTPDGLGGYSMYA